The Methanocella arvoryzae MRE50 DNA window CATGGACTTGTAATACTAATACTGACTATACTGGCGATCGCACTATTGTCCGGCCACGCATCTGCTGAAGCAATCCCCATAGGACCGCAGGACAGCTCCGGCGCTATGCTCCAATCTGTGGACGGCAGCAATTACCGTTCGGCATCAATATCCGGTTTCTTTCAGGGCCTGATGGACTTTGTCAGCGGCCTGATCCAGAGTTTGACCGGCAACCGCCAGCCGCAGGTACCGCAGGGGTCCGGCTATAAAGATCCTGTTGATAAACCGGGCGTCACGGTAACTCCTAAACCACTGTTTGACCAGTCAACCCTTCACTTCTACGAGTACGTGACGACGGTGGAGGACTCAAAAGGCACTAAAACAAGCGGGCTCAGGATCGAAAAGTCCGGGGACGGCAGGGGAAAAACGATAATCACGCAGACTTTTACCGGGGGAGAGAATGACCCCACTATTTTTACTTACCACTTTGGTGAGGATGGTTATATGATCAGCGGTACCGCAAGCGACCGCACCGGATCAGCGTCGCTGCCGCTTGACGAGACCCTCGACATAGCAGAAGCGTTCGGCGAAATCGAAGTGACGGACCCGGACTCCGGCCCGTTCCCCGGGGCGGACGTCTCATCCAGCGCAGTCTATACGAACAACCAGTCCGTCGGATGCAAGATGTTTACATGGGATCTGGGGGATTCCACCAACACCGCTTATGTGGCCAGCAATGGTATAGTGCTGAAAAGAGTCATAGCCGATAAGGAAAGCACTTTCACAAAAGTGCTGACAAGCTGGGGCTGAACAGGCACTGAACCAGAATCACGGGCAGGGCAGCCAGGCCAGACGGTCATCCCTGCCTGACTTTTATATAAGCCGGACATACCCTGGCAGCAAGCGTTTAACCCCTAAGGGAAAACATTAAAATCATAGGCCAGCCATAAACCTTTAGGTGATATTTCTTGATTAGCATCAACGAGATTTCTTACTCTATCGTAGAGGAGATGCTCGACTTTGCGGAGGATTACAGGATCGAGCCTCACACCCTCGCTAACGATTCCGTCGTCATCGACTGCGGCGTGAAGGCGAAAGCTGGTTATGAAGCAGGACTGCTGTTTACCCAGGTATGCATGGGAGGCCTGGCCCAGACCAGCCTGACTCACAAGAAGCTCAAGCACGAAGTCTTCTACCCGTTCATCGAGGTGTCCACGGACTTCCCGGCCATCGCCTGTCTGGCAGCCCAGAAGGCCGGCTGGAGGATCTCCCAGGACGGCTACTTCGCCATGGGCTCCGGTCCCGCAAGGGCACTTGCGCTCAAGCCCAAGCACACCTATGAAGTCATCGAGTACGAGGACGACTACGACTTCGCAGTCATCGCCCTCGAAGCTGACAAGCTGCCCAACGAGAAAGTCATGGACTACATTGCCAGCGAATGCGGCGTAGACTCCTCTGACGTCGTCGCGCTCGTCGCACCGACCAACAGCCCCGTAGGCTCCGTCCAGATCGCCGGCAGGGTCGTCGAGATGGCCATCTACAAGCTCGCAGAGCTCGGCTTCGACACCAGGCACATCGTCAGCGCCTTCGGCAGCGCACCCATTCCGCCCGTCAAGAAGGACGCGGCAGTCGCCATGGGCACCACCAACGATGCCTCGATCTACCACGGCAGCGTCACTCTGACCGTAGACGGCGGCAACATCAAGGACTTCGTCCCCAAGATTCCGTCCTCCACCTCGAAGGACTACGGCAAGCCGTTCTACACCGTGTTCAAGGAAGCCAAGTTCGACTTCTACAAGCTCGACCCCGGCATCTTCGCCCCGGCCGAAGTCGTCGTCAACGACATCTCCACTGGCGAGACCTACATCGCCGGCAAGATCAACGCCGACGTCTGCATGGAATCCTTTGGCTTTAAGAAGCTCTGAGGGCGACCTGGTGTGCCCGGAACGGGCATACTTCTCCTTTTTTAAGCAAAAAAGGCTTTTTATGCATGAGCCCATGGCTCACACCAGTTTGTAAAATCGGCACTAAAATTATACGATTCTGAGAGAATCTATATCTAAGCTTCCGCAGATTAATCGTCTGGCGATGAAATGAAGCGAGACAAAGTCTTCAGCGTAATAATCATTGCACTCCTGCTCTTTCTCTCCGTAACCCTGGGCATGACGGTGCTCTCGGAAAACGAGATTAAAGCCAGCGAATGGTCACTTAACACCTCCTTACAGAGAACCGATACCATGTACGTCGGGAACAATGACACGTTCATCACCATCGACGGCAACCTGATGTACGCCATAGGGGCGAATGGGGAGTTAAAATGGAATCTCCGGCTCCCCGAGCCCGAAGGTGGCCTGGCTGACTTTTCCGACGTCAGCATCTACCAGGCAGCAACAATCGGCGACTGCACCTACTTTTTAATAAGGCCCAAAGATCTCGTGCTCTGGCAGGGTGAAGGTGAAATCGTCGCAATCTCCAGTGAAGGTCAACTGCTCTGGAGCAAGCCTTGCTATACTCTATACAACGCCCAGCTATACGCGGCAAATCATACCATCTATCTCTATAATACTCACGACATAACTGCCATTGACCAGGACGGCACCACTCTCTGGAAAGTCGGCAGTATCTTTTATCCCCAGGCCGTTGCAGAATCGGGCGATATTTACGCTATCCAGTATCAGTATCCGGACGGGGGCTGGATTCTTCAAGCATATACTTCCGATGGCAGGATTGCCTGGAACAGGAATCTTTCAGAGCTTGGCATGGGCACTGTGTATAGTACTTCAATCTACTCGATCAACAGTCGTAATAGCATGGTTTACGTATTCCTGAACAACGGCGTCGCAGCCCTGGATAGCGCTGGCAACCTGGCGTGGACAAAATCTTACGGGGTCTCCACGTTCCTGATGGGTTTCGACTCTGCCGATCGCATCTACCTCGGACAAGCTTACCCATCCGATCGTGATTACTATTACAAGATCAGAGCCCTCACCCCCAATGGTAACGAATTGGCTGTCAGAGACCTCTCATCCAGCTACTATTTCAACAGCCTGCTCTCGAATGGGACACTCTACGAGATGACTCCCGGGCGCACTCCGGATGCCGGCCTCGACGATCTTAGTACTCTGACACTCAGTGCCTATGATGTCATCGAAGGAGGGCGCTTATGGGACCAGGAAATCTCGCCCGGGCACGGGAGAACTGTGACTCTCGACGGTAAATCGGCCAGTATGATCTTCCCCTGGTACCAGTTCGAACCCGATTTTACCGCAAACCTGTCGGTCGACGAAATTGAGACATATTCTCCGGCGCCAGACTATCCCGGAGTTAAAAACCTGACGTACCAGCAAATACTGGCAGGAGATCAAATCGTCTACGTGAACTTCTGGGCTTTCAACTACGAGACTCCCGTGGTCTATGGCGAATCGAAATGTACGTACGCAGGAGGCTTATACGCTTACGACCGGGAAGGTAACCTGCTGTGGAAAAAACAGACCGATTCCTACGTCATTAAAATGACCGAGCAAAACGGTACCGTTTACTATGAAACCCGCGACGGAGGATTCTCTGCGGCTACAGTCAACGTGTCGGCAGGCTTGATCGCAGCAACCGTGTATCTAATATTGCGCTTTTTAGCGGCCGGCACAGTCACCCGGGCCCGGACGAAGCTCGACAGTAATAGCAACAGGAACGCCCTGCTTAAGCTTATTTATGAAACGCCCGGCCTGACCCAGCACGACCTGGCAAGGAAACTGGGCATGAATCTCGGAACCGTACGCTACCACCTGCTGGTCCTCAAGCTAAACCACAAGATATCGGAGCATACCGACGCCACCAAGTTCGTCCGCTACTTTAAAAATTCCCACAGTTATTCGGAAGATGAAAAACGGGCTATCGCCTTGGTCCGGAGGGAGCCGATGAGGAGGCTGCTGGCATTGATCGCCGAAGGGCGATGCTCCAGCAACATCGAGATCGCGCAAGAGCTGGACATGCCGCAGAGTGCAGTAAGCAAGTATCTTCGAGAGCTTCAGGACGGCGGAGTGATTATGAAAAATCCCCTGAAGGATGGGAGGCCAATATATACGATTAACGAACGATACCGTCCGACGCTCAATTCATACCTCAGAGCGGCGGAGTATGCCCCGGATCACATGGCTTATAGGGAGATGGCTTAAAGCAATAGCGTTGATATCATTTAAACGACTTATACCATTTCTCATACTCTTTGTGAGACGTAAAACACCTTATAATGTATAGTGTATCACTGTTATATTGAAATATAATTCTGCCCTGCCCCACTTCCTCTACGTTGAAGGGCAGTCCGAACTTAAGGTGCCTGCGAGGCGGCATCTGCGCTATCTTATCGAT harbors:
- a CDS encoding winged helix-turn-helix transcriptional regulator, producing the protein MKRDKVFSVIIIALLLFLSVTLGMTVLSENEIKASEWSLNTSLQRTDTMYVGNNDTFITIDGNLMYAIGANGELKWNLRLPEPEGGLADFSDVSIYQAATIGDCTYFLIRPKDLVLWQGEGEIVAISSEGQLLWSKPCYTLYNAQLYAANHTIYLYNTHDITAIDQDGTTLWKVGSIFYPQAVAESGDIYAIQYQYPDGGWILQAYTSDGRIAWNRNLSELGMGTVYSTSIYSINSRNSMVYVFLNNGVAALDSAGNLAWTKSYGVSTFLMGFDSADRIYLGQAYPSDRDYYYKIRALTPNGNELAVRDLSSSYYFNSLLSNGTLYEMTPGRTPDAGLDDLSTLTLSAYDVIEGGRLWDQEISPGHGRTVTLDGKSASMIFPWYQFEPDFTANLSVDEIETYSPAPDYPGVKNLTYQQILAGDQIVYVNFWAFNYETPVVYGESKCTYAGGLYAYDREGNLLWKKQTDSYVIKMTEQNGTVYYETRDGGFSAATVNVSAGLIAATVYLILRFLAAGTVTRARTKLDSNSNRNALLKLIYETPGLTQHDLARKLGMNLGTVRYHLLVLKLNHKISEHTDATKFVRYFKNSHSYSEDEKRAIALVRREPMRRLLALIAEGRCSSNIEIAQELDMPQSAVSKYLRELQDGGVIMKNPLKDGRPIYTINERYRPTLNSYLRAAEYAPDHMAYREMA
- the mch gene encoding methenyltetrahydromethanopterin cyclohydrolase, which translates into the protein MISINEISYSIVEEMLDFAEDYRIEPHTLANDSVVIDCGVKAKAGYEAGLLFTQVCMGGLAQTSLTHKKLKHEVFYPFIEVSTDFPAIACLAAQKAGWRISQDGYFAMGSGPARALALKPKHTYEVIEYEDDYDFAVIALEADKLPNEKVMDYIASECGVDSSDVVALVAPTNSPVGSVQIAGRVVEMAIYKLAELGFDTRHIVSAFGSAPIPPVKKDAAVAMGTTNDASIYHGSVTLTVDGGNIKDFVPKIPSSTSKDYGKPFYTVFKEAKFDFYKLDPGIFAPAEVVVNDISTGETYIAGKINADVCMESFGFKKL